From Mucilaginibacter gotjawali:
GGGAGAAATTATGTTTGTCTGCGAGTTTCATCGCGTCAATGTAAATTTTTCTGTTATTACCTTCACGGTGATATAGTTCAAGCGGCTTATAACCAAATTTTAAGGCAACGAGATTCATCAGTATTCGTCCGGTTCGTCCATTCCCGTTGTTAAATGGATGAATGCGGATAAATTCGTAATGAGAAAAAGCGAGGCAATCAATGTGGTCATTATACTCTTTTGAGTTGCCGATTTTGAAATTCAGATTATCTATAAACTGATACATTAATTGAATGATTTGAGTTGGTTCGGGCGGCATTAATTGCCCAACGGTAACAGAAACCGTCCTCCACTTTCCAGCCCATTCATAAAGCTCTGAAAAAGCCGTACGATGAATTTCGCGAATTAATTGAACTGAGATTTCCGTGTCGCTGTCAAGCGAAAAAACCAAAAGCTCCGCGGTTGCAATTCCTTTAGCCTCATATTCGTTTATAATAACCTTGTCTGTTAGCCCAAGGTTGTTATCGTCGGGTGAAGGAGTCCAATTTGTATTGTCTTGCATTTATCAAAGTTATAATTTTTTGATACTTGAAGCGCGCCCTCTGATATCAAAGATGCTTTCATAGCATTAATATACCTCAATCCCTTTATTTACCCGGAAAGAAAACAAATCATTAAAAAAGTTCATCATTTTTATCGCTCGTTGAATTAGTAAATCCTCAAAATTAGACGTAAAAGACCTTCGTTTTGTGCAGATTTAGTAAAAAAAGGCGGAATAGAATTGCAATCTGTAAATGAATCGGCTTTCAGGATGAACAATTAATAAAAATATTTTTTTTAAAAATTATATCAGCACACATTTGTTTATTTGATGGTTTCTTTGCTTAAATTGAGCCAATAATATTACTGATGAGAGTTTTTCACCTGAGTGCCGAATGTTATCCTGTCGCCAAGGTTGGCGGTCTTGCCGATGTGGTGGGTGCTTTGCCCAAATACCAAAACCTGCTGGGTTTAAAGGCGGCTGTTGTTATGCCGTATTATAACCGCAAGTTTGTGCAGGAAAATCACTTCGATACCGTTTTCCAGGCCTCAACCCTGCTGGGGACCCGCCGTTTGTATTTTGAGATCCTGAAAGAAAGAACCGATAAACTGGGTTTTGAATTGTACCTGGTAAGGATCCCCGGTTTAATTGACCGTGAAGAAGTTTACCAATACCCCGATGAAACGGAACAATTTATCGCCTTCCAGATCGCATTTCTCGACTGGATCAGCTATTCGCAGCAAACGCCCGACCTGATCCATTGCCATGATCATCACTCGGGTCTGGTGCCATTTTTATTGCAGCATTCAAAGCTATATACCCGCCTGGCAAATGTGCCAACCATACTTACCATACACAAC
This genomic window contains:
- a CDS encoding Fic/DOC family protein → MQDNTNWTPSPDDNNLGLTDKVIINEYEAKGIATAELLVFSLDSDTEISVQLIREIHRTAFSELYEWAGKWRTVSVTVGQLMPPEPTQIIQLMYQFIDNLNFKIGNSKEYNDHIDCLAFSHYEFIRIHPFNNGNGRTGRILMNLVALKFGYKPLELYHREGNNRKIYIDAMKLADKHNFSPLMDLIRKELAPL